The following are encoded together in the Bacillus sp. V2I10 genome:
- a CDS encoding rhomboid family intramembrane serine protease: MGIKQDELFWKLIHDVVTRHDYQMIRLSDDEQEVLLGTYNNKEFQIVRFIRKDLDWGSQLQQDIERTAMHIDHIRKQSWKHPIQLLNVYISAYPPVDHWEFRIEKPFHEGQTTLKSVVVHKDNEEKILYYLEKLLGVSLTAKTSDTINTAILKSEAISHSNRRIKEEKQIFNFGKPIFTYTFTAVQIFMFMLLEAAGGSQNTQTLIQFGAKYNPSIISGEWWRLFTPIILHIGMLHLLMNTLALIYIGSAVEKMYGSVKFLVIYLFAGAAGTLASFALSPSISAGASGAIFGCFGALLYLGISKPKLFFRTIGSNLIFIIVLNLLFGFAVPNIDNAGHLGGLFGGFLAALIVQLPKQHKWGLRLIGALLSILFVVFAYYYGVYYA; this comes from the coding sequence ATGGGAATTAAGCAGGATGAGCTTTTCTGGAAGTTAATCCATGATGTTGTCACGAGGCATGATTATCAGATGATCCGTTTATCAGATGATGAGCAGGAAGTCTTGCTTGGTACATATAACAATAAAGAGTTTCAAATTGTTCGCTTTATTAGAAAGGACCTTGATTGGGGAAGTCAGCTGCAGCAGGATATTGAAAGAACAGCGATGCATATTGACCACATTCGCAAACAGTCCTGGAAGCATCCCATACAATTATTAAATGTGTATATTTCTGCGTATCCGCCGGTAGATCATTGGGAGTTTCGAATTGAAAAACCTTTTCATGAGGGACAAACCACTTTAAAATCAGTTGTTGTTCATAAAGATAATGAAGAGAAGATCCTCTATTACCTTGAAAAGCTGCTTGGAGTCAGCCTAACTGCTAAAACATCAGATACAATTAACACTGCCATTTTAAAAAGTGAAGCAATTTCTCACTCAAATCGCAGAATAAAAGAAGAAAAACAAATTTTCAATTTTGGAAAACCAATCTTCACCTACACGTTTACTGCTGTCCAAATCTTTATGTTTATGCTTTTAGAAGCAGCAGGCGGAAGTCAAAACACACAAACCTTAATTCAGTTTGGAGCCAAATACAACCCCTCTATTATTAGCGGTGAATGGTGGCGTCTCTTTACCCCGATTATTCTCCACATTGGCATGCTTCATCTCTTGATGAACACGCTGGCATTAATTTATATTGGCAGCGCCGTTGAGAAGATGTACGGTTCTGTTAAATTTTTAGTCATTTACTTATTTGCAGGTGCAGCAGGGACGCTTGCAAGCTTTGCTCTGAGTCCTTCCATATCTGCAGGAGCTTCAGGAGCCATCTTTGGATGTTTCGGTGCATTGCTTTATTTAGGAATTAGCAAACCAAAGCTGTTTTTCAGAACGATTGGGTCCAATTTAATATTCATTATTGTGCTTAATCTTCTTTTTGGATTTGCTGTGCCGAATATTGATAATGCAGGTCATCTTGGAGGCTTGTTTGGGGGTTTTTTAGCTGCGCTGATTGTTCAGCTCCCAAAACAGCACAAATGGGGACTGAGGCTGATTGGAGCTTTACTGTCCATTCTGTTTGTAGTTTTTGCATACTATTATGGAGTCTATTATGCATAA
- a CDS encoding YqgQ family protein produces MKTIYDIQQLLKKYGTIIYIGDRSADLELMEMEVRQLFESNLIEVQDYQMAVLLLRQEGQRVRKKN; encoded by the coding sequence GTGAAAACAATCTATGATATTCAGCAGCTTTTAAAAAAGTATGGAACAATCATATACATTGGAGATCGTTCAGCTGATTTAGAACTGATGGAAATGGAAGTCAGACAGCTGTTTGAATCAAATCTTATCGAAGTTCAGGATTACCAGATGGCTGTGCTGCTTTTAAGACAAGAGGGCCAGCGCGTGAGGAAGAAAAATTAA
- a CDS encoding ROK family glucokinase, producing the protein MIDKWLVGIDLGGTTIKMAFISHYGEMIEKWEIPTDKSGKTITTDIAKAIDAKLAELGQTKSKLAGIGMGAPGPVNLETGLVYETVNLGWKNYPLKHHLEIETGLKAVIDNDANIAAIGEMWKGAGDGAKDVICVTLGTGVGGGIISNGIVVHGVNGAGGEIGHITSVVEGGAPCNCGKEGCLETIASATGIVRLAVEKLNKSDSPSTLRKLYEENGSISSRDVFEASEQGDLVASEVVEYITKQLGLALANLSNGLNPEKIVIGGGVSKAGEHLRKNTEKYFKRFAFPRVAEGASISIATLGNDAGVIGGAWLVKTNLSTV; encoded by the coding sequence ATGATAGATAAATGGCTAGTAGGAATTGACTTAGGCGGAACAACAATTAAGATGGCGTTTATCAGCCATTATGGGGAAATGATCGAAAAATGGGAAATACCGACAGATAAAAGCGGAAAAACGATAACAACAGATATTGCAAAAGCAATCGATGCTAAACTTGCAGAACTCGGACAAACGAAGTCAAAACTTGCCGGAATTGGCATGGGAGCCCCCGGTCCTGTGAATTTAGAGACAGGCCTTGTTTATGAAACAGTAAACTTAGGCTGGAAGAACTACCCGCTAAAGCATCATCTTGAAATCGAAACAGGTTTAAAAGCGGTAATCGACAATGATGCAAATATTGCTGCTATCGGAGAAATGTGGAAAGGTGCCGGCGACGGAGCGAAAGATGTTATATGTGTCACTTTAGGTACAGGAGTAGGAGGAGGCATCATTTCAAATGGCATTGTCGTGCATGGTGTGAATGGAGCTGGCGGTGAGATCGGCCATATAACTTCTGTAGTAGAGGGAGGAGCCCCTTGCAATTGCGGCAAAGAAGGATGCCTTGAAACAATTGCTTCTGCAACCGGAATTGTAAGGCTTGCTGTAGAAAAGCTGAATAAGAGCGATTCACCTAGTACTCTAAGAAAATTATATGAGGAAAATGGAAGTATTTCGTCAAGAGATGTTTTTGAAGCATCTGAACAAGGCGATTTAGTTGCTTCAGAGGTTGTTGAGTATATTACAAAACAATTGGGCCTTGCTCTTGCCAATTTATCCAACGGTTTAAACCCGGAGAAGATTGTCATTGGCGGAGGTGTTTCAAAAGCGGGCGAACATTTAAGAAAAAATACAGAAAAATATTTTAAGCGTTTTGCATTTCCCCGCGTGGCAGAGGGAGCTTCCATTTCAATTGCTACTTTAGGCAATGATGCCGGAGTCATCGGCGGAGCTTGGCTTGTAAAAACAAACCTTTCAACAGTTTGA
- a CDS encoding LTA synthase family protein, giving the protein MRIKSLSKISFLLIATLFLWVKTYIVYKTSFDIKIENFTQEFILFINPLSFLLFIFGFGLFMKEKNRNRYILGASIIVTAVLIANIVFYRFFNDFLTIPVLFQTSNMGDLGSSISSLFEPIDLLLLVDIVILFWLMRRPRFQTQATVTRKEKTAFYLLVAGVFFFNLGLAETERPQLLTRSFDREMLVKNISVYNFHIYDGVLQSKTSAQRALADSNSLTEIENYVKANKKEPNDEMFGIAEGRNVIMVSLESTQSFVINEKINGKEITPFLNDFIGESYNFDNFYHQTGQGKTSDSEFIVDNSLYPLGRGAVFFTNSNNEYVATPELLKDKGYYSTVFHANNKSFWNRDIMYQALGYDRFFDVNDYEVNEENSVGWGLKDKEFFEQSVDHMKELPQPFYSKHITLTNHFPFELNEEDKMVDEFNSNSKTLNNYFPTVRYQDEALKNFIQKLKDEGLYENSIIVLYGDHYGISENHNAAMGQFLGKEVTPFDEIQLQRVPFVVHIPGVTDKNPETISDVSGQIDIRPTLMHLLGIETKDEIEFGKDLFSKDKLPFTVLRDGSFITDKFVYTSGTCYDKSTGEPAEDKKACEPYMEKAKQELNYSDKIIYGDLLRFYDEMKNGKDEKESKEESNK; this is encoded by the coding sequence ATGCGTATTAAATCACTTTCTAAAATTTCATTTTTACTAATTGCGACATTGTTTCTGTGGGTGAAAACATACATTGTCTATAAAACTAGCTTTGACATTAAAATTGAAAACTTCACACAGGAATTTATCCTGTTCATAAACCCATTAAGCTTTCTGCTGTTCATTTTTGGTTTTGGACTGTTTATGAAAGAGAAGAATCGAAACAGGTACATTTTGGGGGCAAGCATCATTGTAACAGCTGTCCTTATTGCCAATATTGTTTTCTACCGATTCTTTAATGATTTCTTAACCATTCCTGTTTTATTCCAGACCAGCAATATGGGTGATCTTGGAAGCAGTATTTCTTCACTCTTTGAACCAATTGATTTATTGCTTTTGGTTGATATTGTCATTCTTTTTTGGCTTATGAGACGTCCAAGATTCCAAACTCAGGCAACTGTGACAAGAAAAGAAAAAACAGCTTTCTATCTTTTAGTGGCTGGTGTATTTTTCTTCAACCTTGGACTTGCTGAAACAGAGCGTCCGCAGCTTTTAACACGATCATTCGATAGAGAAATGCTTGTTAAAAATATCAGTGTTTATAACTTCCATATTTACGACGGAGTTCTGCAGTCGAAAACATCTGCTCAGCGTGCTCTCGCTGACAGCAACAGTCTTACTGAAATTGAGAACTATGTAAAAGCTAATAAAAAAGAACCAAATGATGAAATGTTCGGCATTGCTGAAGGCCGAAATGTGATTATGGTTTCATTAGAATCTACACAGAGCTTTGTCATCAATGAAAAAATTAACGGAAAAGAGATAACACCATTCCTTAATGACTTTATTGGAGAAAGCTACAATTTTGATAATTTCTATCATCAGACAGGCCAGGGGAAAACATCGGATTCAGAGTTTATCGTTGATAACTCGCTTTATCCTCTTGGACGCGGTGCAGTATTTTTCACAAACAGCAATAACGAATATGTAGCTACTCCGGAATTATTAAAAGATAAAGGCTACTACTCGACTGTATTTCATGCAAACAATAAAAGCTTCTGGAATCGTGATATCATGTATCAGGCTTTAGGATATGACAGATTCTTTGATGTGAATGATTACGAAGTAAACGAAGAAAATTCTGTCGGCTGGGGACTTAAAGACAAGGAGTTCTTTGAACAATCTGTTGATCATATGAAAGAATTGCCGCAGCCATTTTACAGCAAGCATATTACACTCACAAATCACTTCCCATTCGAACTGAATGAAGAAGACAAAATGGTAGATGAATTTAATTCAAATAGCAAAACATTGAATAACTACTTCCCGACTGTCCGTTATCAGGACGAAGCTTTGAAAAATTTCATTCAAAAGCTTAAAGATGAAGGGTTATATGAGAACTCAATAATTGTTTTATACGGTGATCACTATGGAATTTCAGAAAACCATAATGCTGCAATGGGTCAATTTTTAGGCAAAGAAGTCACGCCTTTTGATGAAATTCAGCTGCAGAGGGTTCCGTTTGTCGTTCATATTCCAGGTGTAACAGATAAAAATCCTGAAACAATTTCAGATGTCTCAGGTCAAATAGACATTCGTCCAACACTTATGCATTTATTAGGCATCGAGACGAAAGATGAAATTGAATTTGGCAAAGATTTATTCTCAAAAGACAAATTGCCTTTTACCGTTCTGCGTGATGGAAGCTTCATTACAGACAAATTCGTATATACGAGCGGAACATGCTACGACAAATCAACCGGTGAACCGGCTGAAGATAAAAAAGCATGTGAGCCGTATATGGAAAAAGCAAAGCAGGAATTAAATTACTCAGATAAAATCATCTATGGAGATTTATTGCGCTTCTATGATGAAATGAAAAATGGAAAAGATGAGAAAGAATCTAAGGAAGAATCAAATAAATAA
- a CDS encoding M14 family metallocarboxypeptidase — MKVRAGKSTNLKELSSILNVHEQLLYDSNPHLKSTFIKSGETFNIPYTEKLNCHISSTSNKAPVRNIIDFYESNDCLPKSSEFIQKKRAYDYNVLLEDLEKVTEAFPFIEKWSIGQSVLGLPIFELLIGTGTKKVHMNGSFHANEWITTSVLMCWLHEYLEAVVDGGTFEGHAAMDLYQNTTLSFVPMVNPDGVQLVINGLPPEHSHYQSVMFINNNSLDFEQWKANINGVDLNNQYPAFWDIEKERKIPKFPASRDYPGDAPLTEPESIAMAKLADAGGFDLIVAVHTQGEEIYWGYMNCEPEEALSIVTEYSRLSGYKAIKNLDSHAGFRDWFIYEKKKCGFTIELGIGVNPLPLNQFDEIYEKSRGIFWASLYSLK, encoded by the coding sequence ATGAAAGTCAGAGCAGGAAAAAGCACAAATCTAAAGGAGCTCTCAAGTATATTAAACGTTCATGAGCAGCTGCTTTATGATTCAAATCCTCATTTAAAATCAACGTTCATAAAGTCTGGTGAGACATTCAATATCCCTTATACAGAAAAATTGAATTGTCACATATCGTCCACTTCCAATAAGGCCCCAGTTAGGAATATAATAGACTTTTATGAGAGTAATGACTGCCTGCCAAAATCATCCGAGTTTATCCAAAAAAAACGGGCATATGATTACAATGTTCTTCTTGAAGATCTGGAAAAAGTAACGGAAGCCTTTCCGTTTATAGAGAAGTGGTCGATCGGACAAAGTGTACTCGGTCTTCCTATTTTTGAACTCCTGATTGGAACCGGCACAAAAAAGGTTCATATGAATGGATCATTTCATGCTAATGAGTGGATTACAACATCCGTATTAATGTGCTGGCTTCATGAGTATTTGGAAGCAGTAGTAGATGGGGGTACATTTGAAGGGCATGCTGCGATGGATCTGTATCAGAATACGACTTTATCTTTTGTTCCAATGGTTAATCCTGATGGGGTCCAGCTTGTGATAAATGGACTGCCGCCTGAGCATTCCCATTACCAATCCGTTATGTTTATTAATAACAACAGTTTAGATTTTGAGCAATGGAAAGCCAATATTAATGGAGTCGATCTGAATAATCAGTATCCTGCATTCTGGGATATAGAAAAGGAAAGAAAAATCCCTAAATTTCCTGCCTCGAGAGATTACCCTGGAGATGCTCCTCTAACAGAACCGGAATCTATTGCAATGGCAAAGCTTGCTGATGCTGGTGGATTTGACCTCATAGTGGCTGTACATACCCAGGGAGAGGAGATCTATTGGGGATACATGAACTGTGAACCGGAGGAAGCATTGTCCATTGTGACTGAATACAGCCGCCTCAGCGGGTATAAAGCTATAAAGAATTTAGACAGTCATGCGGGTTTCCGGGATTGGTTTATTTATGAAAAGAAAAAATGCGGTTTCACCATAGAACTTGGCATTGGTGTCAATCCGCTGCCGCTAAATCAATTTGATGAGATATATGAGAAGAGCAGAGGGATATTCTGGGCTTCATTATATTCTTTAAAATGA
- a CDS encoding MTH1187 family thiamine-binding protein, protein MAIADVTIIPIGTETASVSEYVAAVQSILKEYEREGKIKFQLTPMNTIIEGELSTLLDVIKTIHESPFEKGIKRVATNIRIDDRRDKASTMESKLNSVNLHSKS, encoded by the coding sequence ATGGCAATTGCAGACGTAACCATTATTCCTATAGGGACCGAAACAGCAAGTGTAAGTGAATATGTGGCGGCAGTTCAATCCATTCTAAAAGAATATGAACGCGAGGGAAAAATTAAATTTCAGCTGACTCCAATGAATACAATTATTGAGGGTGAATTATCAACCTTGCTTGACGTGATTAAAACCATTCATGAATCACCGTTTGAGAAGGGGATTAAGCGTGTGGCCACAAATATCCGCATCGATGACCGCAGAGATAAAGCTTCAACGATGGAAAGCAAATTGAACAGTGTAAATCTTCACTCAAAATCATAG
- a CDS encoding DUF2759 domain-containing protein, giving the protein MGLVIIFTLVTLLSVYGLYRSFKGKNVLGIVFAGGTLAVFGWFTVMTIINHGFPTAH; this is encoded by the coding sequence ATGGGATTAGTTATTATATTCACTCTAGTTACATTACTGTCTGTATACGGACTTTACCGCTCGTTTAAAGGCAAAAACGTACTTGGCATTGTCTTTGCCGGAGGTACTCTTGCAGTATTTGGATGGTTCACCGTTATGACAATCATCAATCATGGATTTCCTACTGCGCATTAA
- a CDS encoding MBL fold metallo-hydrolase, whose protein sequence is MKWEQMPLGPLQTNCYLIANSMKECLVIDPGSEGGKLIHHIKKRGLKPIAILLTHAHFDHIGAVDDVRDHFKIPVYIHRQEKKWLANPAMNGSIAFMSQSISARDADHLIDQEDMLSVGSFSCQIYETPGHSPGSISYYFKESGFVVSGDALFAGSIGRTDLPQGDHGQLIKSIHQKLLTLPEETIVLPGHGQETTIETEMESNPYLNGF, encoded by the coding sequence ATGAAATGGGAGCAGATGCCTTTAGGACCTCTCCAAACAAATTGTTATCTAATTGCGAATTCTATGAAAGAATGTCTTGTCATTGATCCTGGCAGTGAAGGCGGAAAGTTAATTCATCATATTAAAAAAAGAGGATTAAAACCAATCGCTATTCTGCTGACACATGCACACTTTGATCATATCGGCGCAGTCGATGATGTACGCGATCACTTTAAAATACCTGTATACATTCACCGTCAAGAAAAGAAATGGCTTGCAAATCCGGCGATGAACGGTTCGATCGCTTTTATGTCACAGTCCATTTCTGCGCGTGATGCAGATCATTTAATTGACCAGGAAGATATGCTCTCAGTTGGCTCTTTTTCGTGTCAAATATATGAAACACCTGGACATTCACCAGGCAGCATTTCTTATTATTTTAAAGAAAGCGGCTTTGTTGTCTCAGGGGATGCTTTATTCGCAGGAAGCATCGGCAGAACAGATTTGCCGCAGGGTGACCATGGGCAGTTAATAAAAAGCATTCATCAAAAGCTGCTTACTCTGCCGGAGGAAACAATTGTTCTGCCTGGACATGGACAAGAGACGACAATAGAAACTGAAATGGAAAGCAATCCATATTTAAATGGTTTCTAA
- a CDS encoding class I SAM-dependent methyltransferase → MVSNEKMIQPVIEYIHKQGGAITYSEYMNLVLYHPELGYYSKREQKIGKDGDFYTSSNVSDIFPKVFAKLFSRLVKSGAAEPAFCELGGGTGRFLTAMLHEWQELSPETFKILNVYSAEKSEFHRELQLSSIKIQRHTSVSSISELPKPYRGILFSNELFDAFPVEVIEKRHNQLFEVYISFNQERGLVEKLEPLKNDKIRNYLDWQNIQLSEGQRFEIPLAMLEYLDEINALAEQAVIVTIDYGYSNKEWHHPARFEGSMRGYFRHKMMTPLERPFEMDLTAHIHFDALEKRAEEFGWRLLKRERQDLFLVNAGILSYLKENGELNPFGEAAKQNRAIRSLIMPEGMSSSFQVYIHEKGTNLQGKDIY, encoded by the coding sequence ATGGTTTCTAATGAAAAGATGATTCAGCCTGTTATTGAATATATACATAAACAAGGCGGAGCCATTACCTACTCAGAATACATGAATCTTGTCCTTTATCATCCGGAACTCGGGTATTATTCAAAGCGTGAACAGAAAATCGGCAAAGATGGGGACTTCTATACTTCAAGCAATGTTTCTGATATCTTTCCAAAAGTATTTGCCAAACTGTTTTCCCGGCTGGTTAAAAGCGGAGCTGCAGAGCCCGCCTTTTGTGAATTGGGTGGAGGAACTGGCAGATTTCTAACAGCCATGCTCCATGAATGGCAGGAGTTATCTCCAGAAACATTTAAAATACTGAACGTCTATTCCGCTGAAAAAAGCGAGTTTCACAGAGAACTTCAATTAAGCAGTATTAAGATACAGCGCCATACATCTGTTTCTTCCATATCCGAGCTTCCAAAGCCATATAGAGGCATTCTATTTTCAAATGAATTGTTTGATGCCTTTCCTGTAGAAGTCATTGAAAAAAGACATAACCAATTGTTTGAAGTGTATATTTCCTTTAATCAAGAAAGAGGACTTGTTGAAAAGCTTGAACCCTTAAAAAATGATAAAATAAGAAATTACTTAGATTGGCAGAATATCCAGCTCAGCGAAGGACAGCGCTTTGAGATTCCACTCGCGATGCTCGAATATTTAGATGAGATAAATGCCTTAGCTGAGCAGGCAGTCATTGTTACAATTGATTATGGATATTCTAATAAAGAATGGCATCATCCTGCAAGATTTGAAGGGAGCATGCGGGGATACTTCCGGCATAAAATGATGACTCCGCTCGAACGCCCATTTGAAATGGACCTGACTGCGCACATCCACTTCGATGCACTGGAAAAAAGAGCGGAGGAGTTTGGCTGGAGGTTGCTGAAAAGAGAGAGACAGGATCTTTTTTTAGTGAATGCAGGAATCCTTTCTTATCTTAAGGAAAATGGAGAACTCAATCCCTTTGGGGAAGCGGCGAAACAAAATAGAGCGATTCGAAGTTTAATTATGCCTGAGGGGATGAGTTCTTCTTTTCAAGTATATATACATGAAAAGGGGACAAACCTTCAAGGAAAAGATATCTATTAA
- a CDS encoding DUF2626 domain-containing protein has protein sequence MDRMFRVLGFWTGIFAVMFYLGDMKTTSLLFFGQTGFFVLLSYLKLSERMYIYIFGAYLTVFFVGFTYWTTFMMVPGQGGH, from the coding sequence ATGGATCGCATGTTCCGAGTATTAGGCTTTTGGACTGGCATCTTTGCTGTCATGTTTTATTTGGGAGATATGAAAACGACTTCATTATTATTCTTCGGACAGACTGGATTTTTCGTGCTTTTATCTTATTTAAAATTATCTGAACGCATGTATATTTACATTTTTGGAGCATATTTAACTGTTTTCTTCGTTGGCTTTACATATTGGACGACGTTTATGATGGTGCCTGGACAGGGCGGGCATTAA
- a CDS encoding Spx/MgsR family RNA polymerase-binding regulatory protein, producing MNELIFYSYPSCTSCRKTKHWLKAHNINFSEKHLFRETPSYTEFQKILELTTDGMDEILATRSQTYKDLNLKIDDLPLSDVIKLIIEEPKLLRRPIITDGKKLVVGYNPQALKKLAKKKEVYKSVS from the coding sequence ATGAATGAGTTAATTTTTTATAGTTATCCAAGCTGTACATCATGCAGAAAAACGAAGCATTGGCTAAAAGCGCATAACATTAATTTCAGTGAAAAGCATTTGTTTCGTGAAACTCCTTCTTATACAGAATTTCAGAAAATTCTTGAGCTGACAACAGATGGTATGGATGAGATCTTAGCTACCCGCAGCCAAACGTATAAAGATTTAAATTTAAAGATAGATGATCTTCCGTTATCAGATGTAATAAAATTAATCATTGAAGAACCGAAACTTTTAAGAAGACCGATTATAACAGATGGAAAAAAGCTTGTTGTAGGTTATAATCCCCAGGCACTCAAAAAACTTGCAAAGAAGAAGGAAGTTTATAAATCTGTATCATAA
- the comGA gene encoding competence type IV pilus ATPase ComGA, producing the protein MNSIELLSERIVEEACSLNASDIHFVPRERDAVIQYRIDDDLVEKRTIRKEVCERIIAHFKFLASMDIGERRRPQNGALALSNETIDVQLRLSSLPTIFEESLVIRILPNEVIPSLAHLSLFPQSANKLLSFINHSHGLMVFTGPTGSGKTTTLYSLIHYAKKHFNRSIITLEDPVETKSSEVLQVQVNEKAGITYAVGLKAILRHDPDIIMVGEIRDRETAQIAIRAALTGHLVLSTMHTRDAKGAIYRMLEFDVSLSEIEQTFIAVVAQRLVAVKCPFCANECSPHCKKMRKSRRLGIFEMLYGKNLTLALKEARGEEVDCDYITLKDVIKKGIALGYLSNQSLHKWIFQYED; encoded by the coding sequence ATGAATTCAATCGAACTACTAAGTGAAAGAATTGTGGAAGAAGCGTGTTCATTAAATGCATCAGATATTCATTTTGTCCCGAGAGAACGGGATGCGGTCATTCAATATCGTATAGATGATGACCTCGTTGAAAAGCGCACCATTAGAAAAGAAGTATGTGAACGGATCATCGCGCACTTTAAATTTTTGGCATCAATGGATATCGGAGAAAGAAGGAGGCCGCAAAATGGAGCTTTAGCCCTTTCAAATGAAACAATTGATGTTCAGCTTCGCTTGTCTTCCCTGCCAACAATCTTCGAAGAAAGTCTTGTTATCCGCATACTTCCAAACGAAGTCATTCCGTCTCTTGCGCATCTCTCTCTGTTTCCTCAATCAGCAAATAAACTTCTCTCCTTTATTAACCACTCTCACGGTCTGATGGTATTTACCGGTCCCACCGGCTCAGGAAAAACGACTACCTTATATTCATTGATTCATTATGCGAAAAAACATTTTAACCGCAGCATTATTACCCTTGAAGATCCTGTAGAAACGAAAAGCTCTGAAGTCCTGCAAGTACAGGTAAATGAAAAAGCTGGAATTACTTATGCTGTTGGTTTAAAAGCCATTCTAAGACATGATCCGGACATTATAATGGTTGGTGAAATAAGGGATAGGGAAACTGCGCAAATTGCCATAAGAGCAGCGCTGACAGGACACTTGGTGTTATCAACTATGCATACTAGAGATGCAAAGGGAGCAATTTACAGAATGCTTGAATTTGATGTCAGTCTTTCTGAAATTGAACAGACGTTTATAGCTGTTGTGGCACAAAGGCTCGTAGCAGTGAAATGCCCTTTTTGCGCAAATGAATGCTCTCCTCACTGCAAAAAAATGAGAAAGTCCAGACGACTTGGAATTTTCGAGATGCTTTATGGGAAAAATCTGACCCTTGCCTTAAAAGAAGCCCGGGGAGAGGAAGTGGATTGTGACTATATAACCTTAAAAGATGTTATTAAAAAAGGAATTGCTTTAGGCTATTTATCCAATCAGTCATTGCATAAATGGATTTTTCAATATGAAGATTAA
- the comGB gene encoding competence type IV pilus assembly protein ComGB, producing the protein MKIKKKWLIKDQAMFLKRLSDLLEKGYTLNEAMKFTSIDLNEEKKQAVFFCLRELSKGVPVRTAFEKLRFHNEVLSYLYFAERHGDLETALREGGEMLNRKLVQHEKMKKVLQYPLFLFFTIGILLYISQSVIAPQFQQIYHSMNIKPSILTEILFMIFQGTKLFLIFILMLFVLGSIFYISYFKKLLPQEKMRIAIKIPLWKKFVILINSYYFSLQLSNLLKGGLSIYESLTVFENQNLLPFYRDEASWFIDHLKKGERFEGLVARNLFYEKELTQVIGHGQANGHLARELYTYSQFVLERLENKLMKWIMLIQPAAYFAVGMTVLMMYLSMILPMYHMMEAL; encoded by the coding sequence ATGAAGATTAAGAAAAAGTGGTTAATCAAAGATCAGGCAATGTTCTTAAAAAGACTCAGCGATCTATTGGAAAAAGGATATACGCTGAATGAAGCAATGAAGTTCACCTCAATTGATTTAAATGAGGAAAAGAAACAAGCGGTTTTCTTTTGCTTGCGGGAATTATCTAAAGGAGTACCTGTCCGCACAGCATTTGAAAAGCTGCGCTTCCATAATGAAGTGCTAAGTTATTTGTACTTTGCAGAAAGGCATGGAGATCTTGAAACTGCTCTTAGAGAAGGGGGGGAAATGCTCAACCGCAAGCTTGTGCAGCACGAAAAAATGAAAAAAGTTCTGCAATATCCTCTTTTCCTCTTTTTCACGATTGGTATTCTTCTGTATATCTCTCAGTCAGTTATTGCTCCGCAGTTTCAGCAAATCTATCATTCAATGAATATTAAGCCAAGTATACTAACTGAAATTCTTTTTATGATCTTTCAGGGCACTAAGTTATTCCTCATTTTTATCCTCATGCTTTTTGTTCTCGGCAGCATTTTTTACATTAGCTATTTTAAAAAGCTTCTGCCTCAGGAAAAAATGAGAATTGCAATAAAAATTCCGCTATGGAAGAAATTTGTGATTCTCATTAACAGTTATTACTTTTCTTTGCAGTTAAGCAATCTATTGAAAGGCGGATTATCTATATATGAAAGCCTGACAGTCTTTGAAAATCAAAACTTGCTCCCATTTTACAGGGATGAAGCTTCCTGGTTTATTGATCATCTAAAGAAAGGAGAGCGTTTTGAAGGTTTAGTTGCACGAAACTTATTTTATGAGAAGGAACTGACTCAGGTAATCGGGCATGGACAAGCAAATGGGCATTTAGCGAGGGAGCTCTATACTTACAGTCAATTTGTTCTAGAACGGCTTGAGAACAAATTAATGAAATGGATTATGCTGATACAGCCCGCAGCTTATTTTGCAGTCGGCATGACGGTCTTAATGATGTATTTATCAATGATTTTGCCAATGTATCATATGATGGAAGCTTTATAA